Proteins encoded in a region of the Isosphaeraceae bacterium EP7 genome:
- a CDS encoding class I SAM-dependent methyltransferase yields the protein MLEASEELSVVEGYTAWASCYDDDGNPLVAMEGPAVRARLGDLSGVLALDIGCGTGRHTLSLLDAGARVVATDATPAMMDLARAKLAGRPVTWVRHALPEPLPLPDHSVELALMGLVAEHLPDLPAALASVVRTLRPGGRLILTALHPDRTAGGQRARFIDPSTGLRQPITTIHRNVSDYLEIAHSVGLSLIDEQPLIVSPELALTLPRAARYSGLPLGWLGHWSSPVA from the coding sequence ATGCTTGAAGCCAGCGAGGAGCTATCGGTCGTCGAGGGCTACACAGCCTGGGCGTCGTGCTATGACGACGACGGGAACCCGCTCGTCGCCATGGAAGGCCCGGCCGTTCGCGCCCGTCTCGGCGACCTTTCCGGTGTGCTCGCCCTGGACATCGGCTGCGGCACCGGCCGGCATACGCTCTCGCTGCTGGACGCCGGCGCCCGAGTGGTGGCCACCGACGCCACCCCCGCGATGATGGACCTGGCCCGCGCCAAGCTCGCCGGCCGTCCCGTGACCTGGGTGCGCCACGCCCTGCCCGAACCCCTCCCCCTGCCCGATCATTCCGTCGAGCTCGCCCTGATGGGACTCGTCGCCGAGCACCTTCCCGACCTTCCCGCGGCCCTCGCCTCGGTCGTCCGCACCCTCCGCCCCGGCGGCCGCCTGATCCTCACCGCCCTGCACCCCGACCGCACCGCCGGCGGCCAGCGCGCCCGCTTCATCGACCCATCCACCGGCCTCCGCCAGCCCATCACCACCATCCATCGAAACGTCTCGGACTATCTGGAAATCGCCCACTCCGTCGGCCTGTCGCTCATCGATGAGCAACCCCTCATCGTCTCCCCCGAACTTGCCCTGACCCTCCCTCGCGCCGCCCGCTACAGCGGCTTGCCCCTCGGCTGGCTCGGGCACTGGAGCTCGCCCGTGGCCTGA
- a CDS encoding NHL repeat-containing protein, whose product MCKVCVYLPVLCLLASVATAQPERPAPPTDQRPEHRAGGPGGEAKAVVSRFLGEWGEEGSEPGEFHFPIGIAINAADEVFVADFYNDRIQKFSVDGKLLAVLPVLPNPGGIAISRSGDLYLSHFAERKREERTTDRVSVYDPAGKLLRQWGRTGSNDGEFDCPGGLALGQDGRVYVADQTNRRVQVFDGEGKFLFKWGEHGSKPGQFGGKVSIRSRVGGPQFLAFDSTGNVYTTEGSEGRVQKFTPEGKFLLAWGDNEVKPGSFGGTFSGFGRGKVTLQGPVALCVDKHDRVWVSAVCGRIQRFTTEGEYLGGFGSEGTKPGEFLAPHGLAFDSHGHLFVVDAFNHRIQKFAVE is encoded by the coding sequence ATGTGCAAGGTGTGCGTCTACTTGCCAGTCCTCTGCCTGCTCGCCTCGGTCGCGACGGCCCAACCGGAGAGGCCCGCTCCACCCACCGATCAACGTCCCGAACACCGCGCCGGTGGGCCAGGCGGAGAGGCAAAAGCCGTCGTCTCGCGCTTCCTGGGGGAATGGGGCGAGGAAGGCTCGGAACCCGGCGAGTTCCACTTCCCGATTGGGATTGCCATCAACGCCGCCGACGAAGTCTTCGTCGCCGACTTCTACAACGACCGCATCCAGAAGTTCTCCGTGGACGGTAAGCTCCTGGCCGTCCTCCCCGTGCTGCCCAATCCGGGCGGGATCGCGATCAGTCGCTCGGGCGACCTTTACCTCTCGCACTTTGCGGAGCGGAAGCGGGAGGAACGGACCACGGATCGGGTCTCGGTTTACGACCCGGCCGGCAAGCTGCTAAGGCAATGGGGCCGGACCGGCAGCAACGACGGCGAGTTCGACTGCCCGGGTGGCCTTGCTCTCGGACAGGATGGTCGGGTTTACGTCGCCGATCAGACCAACCGCCGCGTCCAGGTGTTCGATGGCGAGGGGAAGTTCCTGTTCAAGTGGGGTGAGCACGGGAGCAAACCGGGCCAGTTCGGTGGCAAGGTCTCGATCCGGTCGCGGGTGGGCGGGCCGCAGTTCCTGGCCTTCGACAGCACGGGGAACGTCTACACCACGGAAGGCTCGGAGGGCCGGGTGCAGAAGTTCACGCCGGAGGGCAAGTTCCTGCTGGCCTGGGGGGACAACGAGGTCAAGCCGGGAAGCTTCGGCGGCACCTTCAGCGGCTTCGGACGCGGCAAGGTGACCCTCCAGGGGCCGGTTGCCCTCTGTGTCGACAAGCACGACCGGGTCTGGGTTAGCGCCGTCTGCGGTCGCATTCAGAGGTTCACCACCGAAGGCGAGTACCTGGGCGGCTTCGGATCGGAAGGGACCAAACCCGGTGAATTTTTAGCCCCCCACGGGTTGGCCTTCGACAGCCACGGCCACCTCTTTGTCGTGGACGCCTTCAATCACCGCATCCAGAAATTTGCCGTTGAGTAA
- a CDS encoding calcium-binding protein, translated as MWKRKKRVAHSSRPHGLRPSRRARPVELDRPELLDCRVLPAVTATFSAAQGVLTVFGDALANSVSVSRNAGGTLLVNGGAVPIQGGTGTVANTRLIQVFGMGGNDVLNLNEANGALPKADLFGAAGDDVLTGGSAIDQLFGGDGNDMLFGKGGGDLLIGGGDNDMLFGGDGDDLVFGQAGNDRLVWNPGDDTDLNEGGTGVDTVEVNGGNGAEQFTAVANGTRVRFDRTNPAPFSLDIGTSENLVVNANGGDDTFSAGNGLAALIQLTVDGGTGNDTLLGGDGADILLGGTGNDRIDGNRGNDVALMGSGDDTFVWDPGDGSDVVEGQSGSDTMLFNGANIGELIDVSANGGRVRFFRNVANITMDLNDVERVDFNALGGADIITVNDLSGTDLTEVNLDLATPPGSGTGDAQADSVIVNGTNGDDVIVIAGDAAGASVIGLAARVNIKGAEAANDRLIIAALAGDDVVEASSLAAGAIGLTADGGVGDDILIGGDGADVLLGDEGDDVLLGGPGLDVLDGGTGDNVVIQG; from the coding sequence ATGTGGAAGCGTAAAAAACGCGTCGCGCACTCCAGTCGTCCGCACGGCCTGCGGCCGTCGAGGCGAGCTCGCCCGGTCGAGCTCGATCGCCCCGAGCTGCTGGATTGCCGCGTCCTGCCGGCGGTCACGGCCACGTTCTCGGCCGCGCAGGGAGTGCTGACGGTCTTCGGCGATGCCCTGGCCAACTCCGTCTCGGTCTCGCGGAACGCGGGCGGGACGCTCCTGGTGAACGGCGGCGCCGTGCCGATCCAGGGCGGGACGGGGACGGTCGCCAACACCCGGCTGATCCAGGTCTTCGGGATGGGCGGCAACGACGTCCTCAACCTGAACGAGGCCAACGGCGCATTGCCGAAGGCGGACCTCTTCGGAGCCGCCGGCGACGACGTCCTCACCGGCGGCTCCGCCATCGACCAGCTCTTCGGCGGCGACGGCAACGACATGCTCTTTGGAAAGGGGGGAGGAGACCTGCTGATCGGTGGCGGCGACAACGACATGCTCTTCGGCGGCGACGGCGACGACCTGGTCTTCGGTCAGGCGGGCAACGATCGGCTGGTCTGGAACCCCGGCGACGACACCGACCTGAACGAAGGGGGCACGGGCGTCGACACCGTCGAGGTCAACGGCGGCAACGGTGCCGAGCAGTTCACCGCGGTCGCGAACGGCACCCGGGTCCGGTTCGACCGCACGAACCCCGCCCCGTTCAGCCTGGACATCGGCACGTCGGAGAACCTTGTCGTGAACGCGAACGGCGGCGACGATACGTTCTCGGCCGGCAACGGGCTCGCCGCGCTGATCCAACTCACGGTCGACGGCGGCACGGGGAACGACACTCTCCTCGGCGGCGACGGCGCCGACATCCTCCTGGGCGGCACCGGCAACGACCGCATCGACGGCAACCGCGGCAACGACGTGGCGCTGATGGGCTCCGGCGACGACACCTTCGTCTGGGACCCGGGCGACGGCAGCGATGTCGTCGAGGGGCAGTCCGGCTCCGACACGATGCTGTTCAACGGCGCCAACATCGGCGAGTTGATCGACGTCTCGGCGAACGGCGGCCGTGTCCGATTCTTCCGCAACGTCGCCAACATCACCATGGACCTCAACGACGTCGAGCGCGTCGACTTCAACGCCCTTGGCGGAGCCGACATCATCACGGTCAACGACCTGAGCGGCACCGACCTGACCGAAGTCAATCTCGACCTGGCCACACCTCCGGGGAGCGGCACGGGCGACGCCCAGGCCGACTCCGTCATCGTCAACGGTACCAACGGGGACGATGTCATCGTCATTGCCGGCGATGCCGCGGGCGCCTCGGTGATCGGCCTTGCGGCGCGCGTCAACATCAAGGGTGCGGAGGCCGCCAACGACCGGCTGATCATCGCCGCCCTGGCAGGCGATGACGTGGTGGAAGCCTCGAGTCTGGCCGCGGGAGCGATCGGCCTCACGGCCGACGGCGGTGTGGGCGACGACATCCTCATCGGCGGCGACGGTGCCGACGTCCTCCTCGGGGACGAGGGCGACGACGTCCTCCTCGGCGGCCCCGGCCTCGACGTCCTCGACGGAGGGACAGGCGATAACGTCGTGATCCAGGGTTGA
- a CDS encoding helix-turn-helix domain-containing protein has protein sequence MDVELDRVFRALADAGRRQLLDRLHAENGQTLGQLCARMNMTRQAVTKHLKLLEEASLVVPIWRGREKVHYLNPVPIHEISERWIGKFERGRLRALAELKSKLEGDSDG, from the coding sequence ATGGACGTGGAACTCGACAGGGTGTTCAGGGCGCTGGCGGATGCGGGGCGGCGTCAGTTGCTCGACCGCTTGCACGCGGAGAACGGGCAGACGCTGGGTCAGCTCTGTGCCCGCATGAACATGACACGACAGGCCGTGACGAAGCACCTCAAGCTGCTCGAGGAAGCGTCGCTGGTGGTGCCGATCTGGCGAGGCCGGGAGAAGGTGCATTACCTCAACCCCGTGCCGATCCACGAGATCTCCGAGCGCTGGATCGGCAAATTCGAGCGAGGGCGGCTCCGCGCGCTCGCCGAGCTCAAGAGCAAGCTGGAAGGAGACTCCGATGGATGA
- a CDS encoding HEAT repeat domain-containing protein has product MNRSGQFRSDLDSDDPAVVTEAAFQLADAGCREAVPQLLSILDRGDLRTNNGVAYALGELKVQEAKPRLIELLRDPKTLGNRGSLMYGLMCLDCSDDFAEILPFMFDDAFEVRAKVLVILEAIVPTQVEATLEAGVRLLETTAETIPIESEIHADLDELLDLIDAELDGRPSTTAD; this is encoded by the coding sequence ATGAATCGATCAGGACAATTCCGATCCGATTTGGACTCGGACGACCCGGCGGTCGTGACCGAGGCTGCGTTCCAGCTCGCGGATGCGGGATGCCGGGAGGCTGTGCCGCAGCTCCTCAGCATCCTCGATCGCGGCGACCTGAGGACGAACAACGGCGTGGCCTATGCGCTGGGCGAGTTGAAGGTTCAGGAGGCGAAGCCGAGGCTCATCGAGCTGCTCAGGGACCCTAAGACCTTGGGAAACAGGGGGAGCCTGATGTATGGCCTGATGTGCCTCGATTGCAGCGACGACTTCGCCGAGATCCTGCCATTCATGTTCGACGATGCGTTCGAGGTCAGGGCGAAGGTGCTCGTCATCCTGGAAGCGATCGTCCCGACTCAAGTCGAGGCGACGCTCGAAGCCGGAGTTCGCCTCCTCGAAACGACCGCGGAAACGATCCCCATCGAGAGTGAGATCCACGCGGATCTTGACGAGCTTCTCGATCTCATCGATGCGGAGCTTGACGGGCGACCTTCGACGACCGCGGATTGA
- a CDS encoding PEP-CTERM sorting domain-containing protein has product MTKKLVISTVLLAASFTTQSHADTFNFSFTGAGVSGNIELTYGPATDAKYSQAFEVTGISGTFTDTNNGLNIVDAAIGSLVPITHATPDATNLLAPDDFSRFAVAAGLPPMNNGTLSYTNLFWPGGSPQTASDYPFHGGFLDIYGLLFEIGGGRYVNLWSNGILPGTSNVDYGVAVVTRSDALDYVGSVSVVPEPSAIVLVGIGLVGALAWRRDPLRGRTSR; this is encoded by the coding sequence ATGACGAAGAAGCTTGTCATTTCGACGGTGCTGCTTGCCGCGTCGTTCACGACTCAGTCGCATGCCGACACGTTCAACTTCAGCTTCACCGGCGCGGGGGTCAGCGGCAACATCGAGTTGACCTATGGCCCGGCGACGGACGCGAAGTATTCCCAGGCGTTCGAGGTGACCGGGATCAGCGGCACCTTCACCGACACCAACAATGGCCTGAACATCGTCGATGCGGCGATCGGCTCCCTGGTGCCGATCACGCACGCCACGCCCGATGCCACCAATCTCCTGGCGCCCGACGATTTCAGTCGGTTCGCGGTCGCGGCGGGCCTTCCCCCGATGAACAACGGCACTCTGAGCTACACCAACCTGTTCTGGCCGGGCGGCTCGCCGCAGACCGCGTCGGACTACCCGTTCCACGGCGGATTCCTCGATATCTACGGGCTGCTCTTCGAGATCGGCGGCGGCCGATACGTCAACCTGTGGAGCAACGGCATTCTTCCCGGGACCTCGAACGTCGATTACGGCGTCGCGGTCGTGACTCGGTCGGACGCATTAGATTATGTCGGCAGCGTCTCGGTCGTCCCGGAGCCTAGCGCCATCGTCCTGGTCGGCATCGGGCTGGTCGGTGCGCTGGCATGGCGCCGTGATCCTCTCCGAGGTCGCACCTCGCGCTGA
- a CDS encoding SRPBCC family protein, whose product MDESKFAYVTYIRTTPEKLWRALLEPEFTRQFWCETWQDCEWKPGASWQLKGPDGRVADSGEILEIEPERKLVLTWRHELSPEVQVEGYSRMTYELEKVGESVKLTLSHEIDRPDSKLIEGVSGGWPHILASLKSLLETGESLAETRHWPKGM is encoded by the coding sequence ATGGATGAATCGAAATTCGCGTACGTGACCTACATCCGCACGACGCCGGAGAAGCTCTGGCGGGCGCTGCTGGAGCCCGAGTTCACCCGGCAATTTTGGTGCGAGACCTGGCAAGATTGCGAATGGAAGCCGGGCGCATCGTGGCAGTTGAAGGGTCCCGACGGGCGGGTTGCCGACAGCGGCGAGATCCTCGAGATCGAGCCGGAGCGGAAGCTCGTCCTGACCTGGCGGCATGAGCTCTCGCCCGAGGTGCAGGTGGAGGGATATTCCAGGATGACCTACGAACTCGAGAAGGTGGGCGAGTCGGTCAAGCTCACCCTCTCCCATGAAATCGACAGGCCCGACTCGAAGCTCATCGAGGGGGTGTCGGGCGGATGGCCGCATATCCTCGCGAGCTTGAAGAGCCTGCTGGAGACGGGGGAGTCGCTGGCGGAGACCCGCCATTGGCCGAAGGGGATGTGA
- a CDS encoding SLC13 family permease, with protein sequence MGLLGILLSLSLLMWLAFRGWSVLLVAPSAAILAAAMSGEPILAHWTQTFMGGTSRFVAQWFPLFLLGGLFGKLMDDSGSISSVAGFLIERLGTRRAMLSVVLASAVVTYGGVSVFVAFFVLVPMAQKIFRAADIPRRLMPATICLGAFTFTMSALPGSPSINNAIPMPYFGTTPFAAPGLGIIASIVTMAFGMWWLGRAEKAARKAGEGYGSDAAPVIDEKIREHATAVGEFDPAEVLHGKRGDREPSFLVAIVPLVLVIFTNFLMSLVVLPRLNTSYLAEEAWGGTTIGAVAGTWSVAVALLAGALAVVALNYARLPSLRESMDAGANSAVLPALTVGSLVGFGAVVAAMPAFAAVRDALLSIKGGPLISLTVSMNVLAGMTGSASGGMAIALDSLGESYMKLAVEHGISPSLMHRVATIGSGTLDALPHNGTVLTVLQVSRLSHKESYFDMVMTVVVSVIIALVVTIVLGSMFGSF encoded by the coding sequence ATGGGGCTCCTCGGAATCTTGCTCTCGCTTTCCCTGCTGATGTGGTTGGCGTTCCGAGGGTGGAGCGTGTTGCTGGTGGCCCCATCCGCGGCGATCCTGGCCGCGGCGATGTCCGGCGAGCCGATCCTCGCGCATTGGACGCAGACGTTCATGGGCGGGACCTCGCGATTCGTCGCCCAATGGTTCCCGCTGTTCTTGCTCGGTGGATTGTTCGGCAAACTCATGGACGACAGCGGATCGATCTCCTCGGTTGCGGGGTTCCTGATCGAACGGTTGGGGACGCGCAGGGCGATGCTCTCGGTCGTCCTCGCATCGGCGGTGGTGACGTATGGTGGCGTCAGCGTCTTTGTCGCCTTCTTCGTCCTGGTGCCCATGGCGCAGAAGATCTTCCGGGCCGCGGATATCCCTCGCCGATTGATGCCGGCCACGATCTGCCTCGGCGCGTTCACGTTCACGATGTCGGCCCTGCCGGGTTCGCCGTCGATCAATAATGCGATCCCCATGCCTTACTTCGGCACCACGCCGTTCGCGGCCCCCGGGCTTGGCATCATCGCGTCGATCGTCACGATGGCGTTCGGCATGTGGTGGCTCGGCCGTGCCGAGAAGGCCGCGAGGAAGGCCGGCGAAGGTTACGGCTCGGACGCAGCACCCGTCATCGACGAGAAGATTCGCGAGCATGCGACGGCCGTGGGCGAATTCGATCCGGCCGAGGTCCTCCATGGCAAGCGGGGAGATCGCGAGCCTTCGTTCCTCGTGGCCATCGTGCCGCTGGTCCTCGTGATCTTCACGAATTTCCTGATGTCGCTGGTGGTGCTGCCTCGCCTCAATACGTCGTACTTGGCCGAGGAAGCGTGGGGCGGGACCACGATCGGGGCCGTCGCCGGCACGTGGTCGGTCGCCGTGGCTCTCCTGGCCGGCGCCCTTGCGGTCGTCGCGCTCAACTACGCTCGCCTCCCCTCGTTGCGAGAGAGCATGGACGCGGGGGCGAACTCCGCGGTCTTGCCCGCGCTCACGGTCGGCAGCCTCGTGGGATTCGGGGCCGTGGTCGCGGCCATGCCCGCGTTCGCCGCGGTTCGAGACGCGTTGCTCTCGATCAAAGGGGGGCCGCTGATCTCGCTCACGGTCTCGATGAACGTGCTGGCGGGGATGACCGGCTCGGCCTCCGGCGGCATGGCGATTGCGCTCGATTCTCTCGGCGAGAGCTACATGAAGCTCGCCGTTGAACACGGGATTTCCCCGTCGCTGATGCACCGCGTGGCCACGATCGGCTCCGGCACGCTCGACGCGTTGCCCCACAACGGCACGGTCCTGACCGTGCTCCAGGTGAGCAGGCTCAGCCACAAAGAGAGCTATTTCGATATGGTAATGACGGTCGTCGTGAGCGTGATCATCGCGCTCGTCGTCACCATCGTGCTCGGGTCCATGTTTGGGTCGTTCTGA
- a CDS encoding DUF3592 domain-containing protein, translating into MLAGYLNIWLPAAGLCSLIFAYLATLAIDHLRARRWPRCAGTIVESVVEEENHESGGGAFGPRVRFTYEAGGVSRESRHFAFHTWIGSRAGAEATIAKYPVGSAVTVYHHPSRPEQAVLEPGSAALSVAVAAFAGLLFLGSVVTWLGASWASG; encoded by the coding sequence ATGCTCGCCGGTTATCTCAACATCTGGCTGCCCGCGGCCGGATTGTGCTCCCTCATCTTCGCCTACCTCGCGACGCTGGCGATCGACCATCTCCGTGCGAGACGCTGGCCTCGGTGCGCGGGCACGATCGTTGAGTCGGTGGTCGAAGAGGAAAACCACGAATCAGGCGGCGGCGCATTCGGCCCGCGCGTCCGCTTCACCTATGAGGCGGGCGGAGTGTCACGCGAGAGCCGGCACTTTGCCTTCCATACGTGGATCGGCTCGCGTGCCGGGGCCGAGGCCACGATCGCCAAGTACCCCGTCGGCTCGGCCGTGACCGTCTACCACCACCCGAGCCGCCCGGAGCAGGCGGTTCTGGAGCCCGGATCCGCAGCCCTGTCGGTCGCGGTCGCCGCCTTCGCCGGGCTGCTTTTCCTCGGCTCGGTCGTGACCTGGTTGGGCGCTTCATGGGCCTCGGGCTAG